A window of Danio aesculapii chromosome 16, fDanAes4.1, whole genome shotgun sequence genomic DNA:
TCGCTGAGGGAGGTGAGGCGGTCGCTCTTCAGCACTTCCCTGAGGAGCCGGTAAGGAAGCAGCAGCACCTCCTCTTGTCTGCTCCTCTGCAGCTCCGAGAGGTGGTCCACCACAAAGCCCACCACCGCTTCCTCCAGCGCCGGCAGGTGGAAGAGATCTGCCAGCCTATACAGGTCCAGGTAATTAAAACTGTTCAGCTcctacagacacaaacacacacaatataataaaaacaggcaTATTCACAATCAGAGAAGAGAGTGTTTATAAAGGTAAATATATAAAGACAAACTAGTTCTACATTGTAACATGCATACAATAttagatccacacacacacacacacatatttaattGTCTTATATAGTAAATAGGTTAGTTTAACAGAGCTGAATCCCATCAAAGTCCACAATGTCTGAAAAACATACGAGTGTAAAAGCATAAGTAAGAGAAAGAACAATAAATCTAGCTTTTGGATGCTGCACAGATGCTTCACACAGAGAATGACTGCCATCTACAGGTTAGAATAAATATAGAGCACATTATTAAATGCGGTAATGAGTTAGGAAGAGGCTCAGGTGGAATCTCTGCAAATGTTTTTCACATTTCCTGGTCTAATTTATAGGGAAAACTTATGGTACTCTGGAGGGTAGGCTCAGAATTAGGAAATAATGATTAGGATTTCACACACAAAGGCTTCAAAAGATTTGGGATATACTGTAGCACAGAGTAATAAGCCTATGATTCTTTCAGCTTATGGCTTATACAGATTAAACAGCTGGTATATGacgttttatacaatataattatacAAATACATACTGATATATACTGGCAGTTTGCAGAATctgtaaaaattttaataattgtaacaaaagatacattttctgaataatatacagttgaagtcagaattattagccccctttgattttttttcttattttaaatatttcttaaatgatgtttaacagagcaaggaaattttcacagtatgtctgataatatttgttcttctggagaaagtcttatttgtttttattttggatagaatttttaaaaaagccattttaaggtcaaatttattatcccctttaagctatatttttttcaaatgtctgcagaacaaaccatcgttatacaataacttgactaattaccttaacctgcctagttaacttaattaacctagttaagcctttaaatgtcactttaagctgtatagaagtgtcttgaaaaataactagtcaaatattatttactgtcatcatggcaaagataaaagaaatcagttattagagatgagttattaaaactattatgtttagaaatgtgttgaaaaaatcttctcttccttaaacagaaattgggggaaaaataaacaggggggctaataattctgacttatattacataaaaaatgtttacattcattcatttttcttccacCTAGTCTCTTATATAAGGGatagccacagtggaataaaccgccaactattccgacatatgttttacgcaatgcaTGTCCTTCCAGCCAGATGTTTATATTTAGtcaataaaataatgttattaaaataaccaaaagtttgaatttactaaattaatgtttttaatactgGGCGTGTGTGGTTACCTGGATGAtctacttttttttgttgttgttgttttgctatGCTGTGGAAGTTCATGAGTGCCTTGTTTGTTCTGAACAACTGCCTGCTGTGCTTAAGAGGAATCCTCTAGGCCCTGCAGATCCAGCATCTTTTGTGTATTTGAACATTTTCAGGCAGTCACTGTGTGATTTTAAGATTCAACTTTTCACAGTGAGGACAATTTAGAAGTTCAAACGCTCACTCATGATGTATTAAGAGCTGGGGGTGAAAACTTTTGGAGATCACGGCAAAATGTGCTTCACTCGTTTTCCAGGAAAACCTACAAGTATGCTTCTGCTACTTCTTAATGGCAGTACTTAATGAAAAAAAGAGGATATTTCAACAAAATCTTCATCCTGTTCAAAAGTTTTCACCCCCCTAAATTCATTGCATTTTCATCTAGGACATTAACTGACCATTACCAAAACTTGCAATGTTTTCTAGGCAGATGTAACtcataaacacacctgaatgagctggTAAATATTAACACACCTGAATGAGATAGTGTGAACAGAGACTGAGCAGTTCCAGTAGCTGAAGGTGGCTTCCAGCTGACAGGACATCCTGTATCACTCCTGGCTCCAGCATGATCTACAGATAAAAGATCAGAGTAAGACTATCTGAAGAAACCACAACAACATTGCTTTATCTTTCTGTCAAACTCAGAGGTCTTCAAATATTTCAGGTCAAGGGTTCCTAGAGGAAGAGAGAGATGGAGCATTAAATATTGCATAGAGCTGAATGTTGCATCTTAAGTCTAGCCTAAAGCATGTACTATATgcctttaagaaagaaaaaaatagcagTTTTTTTAGATAAAGATAATGATCAATACTTTTCTTCCTTTCATTACCATAGGGTcttcattattcatttttataaagaactttatatttaataagtaaaaaaacttacataaaaaattataacattttcccaaaaatgtttaaaatgtcttaCACGTTTCAATGACAATATCATTAAAAATGACTTAATGTCatttgtgtaaaatgtaaaatgattaaaaatatattaaaataatccaattaaatacattttaaaatttactgaccccaaacttttgaatctCAGCATACATTTTACCGGACCACCTCTGACATTTATCAAATCTTTGTTAGCAGCAGGGTtaacttaaattatattaaaaccaTATCACTAACAACCACTTTGTTGGTTTAACTGAAATAAATTAGTTAGCTAATTATCAAAGAAATATTTTTCATTATGTTATTTGATTTTACCTTGatgtattaaaatgaataaaacatgaaaacctgTTAAAGAAAAAGTGATTAAGATGGCAAATACACAGATAAATAACTTTAGCTACCAATATAAGCTACCAATATAAATCTAACAAAACATTTGAAGCATTATTAAAAGCTACAATAGTATCAGAAATACTAAAATCAGTGTTTAGAAAAATACCACCAATcagaaacaaaacattaatatatatttatatgctttGTTTGACAACTAAATCAGCACATTTTATGCAGATTCACAGTGATGGCAATGCTAGTTGGACAGCCTGTTTCAGGTTACCTAGAGCAGCCAGAAAAGGCAACGGGACAAACAGTTATTAAGTCAGATCTCAGATCTGATAGAGATGCAGATACAACCTGTGTTTGTTTTATCAGTGTTATTGACCACATGAACATGCAACCCAAAACAAAATCAGGATTTCCAAATATCGACAGTGTGAAATCCTTGCAAAAAATGAATtatgtttctgtatttttattttaacttgctTAGGTAGAGTAGCTTGGCCCTCAGTCTCTATTAGAAGAAAAATGCATAGGTATTTGATCATCTATAAGGCCATCTTGTGGATGTTGCCTTCACATCTCTGTtgttttattgaccttattctcccATGCGTAAATGTTcccatttttacatttgtttttgatttttcgattcagttgcctatgggagaaatgactaagaATAACGATCAAActtcttgctctacaaacaagtgtgttcatgactatacataaaaagtagaataatataataaggaaAAATCAATTCTACATGCAACATCTACatatcaatggaagtgaatgagacaggaagtcttgagccaaaaagattccattggacgtgaagaataaggtcaatacaaaaGAAAACACTACAGAAATAATCTCTTTGTTCTCAAAACTGTTATACTCTCTCATTTCTTTTTGTTCAAACTGAATTGAATAAGAAGGCTTATATGTATGCAGCTCCACCTGACTGGAATATTCTTCAGTCTAAACTGAAATGACAAAATTTGGTGTTTTTTGATCATTGATCATCAAAAAAAGATATTAGGCAAATGAACAGTGACTTAatgatttgtaattatttgtaagCGTTACTAATGATTTTTAATCTGAGAGTGTTTTTCTGGTTAAAcatttcttcatttaattttccttcagcttagttcctttattcatcaggggacaccacagcggaatgaaccgccaacttatccagcatatgttttacacagcggatgcactttcagctgcagcacagtactgggaaacacccatacactctaacattcacacacatccactagtttaggccagtttagtttattcaattcacctatagcgcatgtctttgaactgtgggggaaaactggaGGAACCCACGTGAaccagggagaacgtgcaaactctacacaaaatTGCCAACGgaaccagccaggactcgaatcatcgaccttcttgctgtgaggaggcgacagtgctaaccacagagccgcCGTGCCACTCTGGTCAAAGAAATGttcaacaaaaatgtataaaatgacaCTTAAATAACTTGATGGCACATTTAATTCAGAATTACATTTCTTCATTACATTTAAGCTTCaaagtggttagcacagttgaattaaagcaacaaggtcgctgcttcgagtcccagctggaccaggaggcctttctgtgtggagattgcatgttctgcCCTACGCATGTTCTCAAGTTTAAGTTCAGagaaattggcagttcattccacagtggcaacAAAGCAGgtgaataagccgaaggaaagtgtgagtgtgtgatagttggcctaaaaataaaaaatctgtcagAATTCACTCACGCTCTACACTCCTCCTTGTTCAGAGTTTTATTTTTATCACAAAATTAAGTGATGGACACCaataactattgactttcatagcattttattattagtattatagaTGTCAAACATGGAtgttctaacattcttcaaaatatcatcttacAGGGTACAgggtaatacattttcatttttaggtgaactccCTTTTTGAGGACAAGATGTCCTCAAAAACTAGACAAGAACAAACCTGGTGTCCTCTACAATTCTCATTATTCCTAACACAAACTAAACCACTTGAATTTAACTTGAAACTCATAATCAAAACTTTCTAAGTGGGAAGTGGGACATTTTGTGATGCACCAGAATAAATATTACTATTCTCAAGTGTTTCACGTATCTGCTCTTATTTGGAGAGTGGATTCTTAATGGAGACTTTACAGAACCAAGAGACTTTGAAGCACAGCCAGTTTTGTTTGCTTTGCATGTTCTGGTGTGtatgcagctgtgtgtgtgtgtgtgtgtgtgggctatGCTGAATTTACCTGGCCTGTGTAGGCGAAGTCCAGTGCGTGCTTCAGTCCCACACTAGTCACACCCTGGAGGGTTACTTCATCTGCTTCACTCTCCACCATACACAGACTGAACATGGCCTgaagacacacatatacacacatatacacatataactCATGAACTACGGGACTAGAGTAATACTGCATCCTGTAAATAGCTGGTAAAGCACAAACGTCAATACACTGCTCATTCATGTCTGAGGAGTCTGAAAGAGAGTCCATAAGGAACAATCAGTGGATACTTtactttcacacacaaacacacacacacaggcaaaaaTAGAGAGACCAAGACCAAGAGGCCAGAGCTGTCCCGCTGTGTTCTTTGAGAGGAGTACACTAATCAAAAGCATTGATTGCTGTCACAGAGTGAGTGTAGGACGGTCATTGATCAGAGCCAGTGGAGAAGAGAAAGTCGAAGGACATGGATCATCGTTACACCTCCAAACAACACTGATCAAACCTAACCGCTCCTAATGATGAACTTCtagcataaaaaaaatatatatatatacacacatacatatatatatatatatatatatatatatatatatatatatatatatatatatatatatatatatatatatatttgctccATCTATCCAACTGTCTATCTTTTAGTGAAAAAAATAAGAGGTCATTTTAAAtgttcagtttctctggatttacaattttattcTGCAAACTATTGGTGGCATTTCTGCCCAGTTTAAGATAAAAAAtctttaccccacaagtccaaagacatgcgctataggtgaattaggcaagtccttagtgtatgtgtgtgaatgagagtgtatgggtgtttcccagtgatgggttgcagctggaagggcatccactgcataaaacatatgctggacaagttggcggttcattctacagtggtgaccccagattaataaagggtctaagctgaaaagaaaatgaaatgatgcaaaatgaaatgttttcagtcatttttattcatttttaggtaACACAATGATGTTTTAACTTCAGTATTTGATTTAGAATTCagattttcaatcacaccaaatgaaaacatttgcaacttaaaaaaataaaataaataaaaataaatgctctAAATAATCTCTTTTAGGATTTGATCTACATTGTGCCATTTAGgtgactttaaattcaaataagattgtgctccTTGCCCTATTTACTAAAGCGGGTGGAGCTATAAGTGCCTATGTGTCACCCTAGCGCCAAATTAAAAACTCTAATGGTggatgtttatgctaatgagggagagatcgacACTAAAGGGTGGGGCAAAGGGAGAATGTTAATCAAAGTCAATCAGAGTATGGGGTGAAATGGTAGATCAGTggtggcatgtctgtgtggagtttgcatgtttcctctgggtgcttcggtttaccCAAAgttccctgtttttttttttttttcaaaaacatgcggtatagactgaataaactaaattagccgtagtgtatgtgtgtaaatgagtgtgtatggatgtttccaagtactggtttgcagctggaagggcatccactgtgtaaaacatatgctggaatagttggtggttcattctgctgttgcgacccctgatgaataaacggacaaggtcaaaggaaaatgaaaaattaaagaaaataaaattaattattttatcacTAGAAGCTGactatattcacacacatttctCCACCCAAACCCCTGTATTTAAACCTTTAAAGAATTAGCTAggttattatgttaactaggcaaataGGCAGGTCATTGGACAAAAGTCTTTTGCTctgtagccaattaaaaaaaatacatatttactaataatattgaccttaaaattgctttaaaaatttttaaacagttttaattcCAGCAaaccaaaaagaaacaaaactttcttcagaagcaaaaatattctattaaatactgtgaaaatgtcattcCTCTGTTACAcgtcaattgggaaatatttgaaaaagaataaaaatttgacAGGAGAAATAATAATTTGGAgttcaactttatatatacatGCCACTCGGTGTCGAA
This region includes:
- the klhl32 gene encoding kelch-like protein 32 isoform X2 encodes the protein MPSEPPPSSQDMLTGQRLCQSKSHQDSVLSALNQQRKDGLLCDVTLVAGEQKFHAHKAVLAACSDYFRAMFSLCMVESEADEVTLQGVTSVGLKHALDFAYTGQIMLEPGVIQDVLSAGSHLQLLELLSLCSHYLIQELNSFNYLDLYRLADLFHLPALEEAVVGFVVDHLSELQRSRQEEVLLLPYRLLREVLKSDRLTSLSEEEIWQVVSLTQLSTRTD